AGCTGGCCGGCCTCCGTGAAGCGGGACGCCGGCACGTCGGCGGTGAAGTTCCACAGCGGCGGCGCCTCGATCACCGGCGGGTTGTCGTTCTCGTCCAGCACGTTCAGGACCACCGTGGCGTTGCCGGACAGCGGCGGCTCGCCGGCGTCCGTCGCCCGCACCACGAACGCCACGCGGCCCACGTCCTCCCGGTCGAAGGTGCGCAGCGCGTACACGGCGCCGTTGGACGGGTCCACCGTGACGTAGGTGGAGATGGAGCTCCCGTGCACCGAGGACTCCGCGATGGAGTAGCTCACCCGGCCGTTGGCGTCCAGGTCGGGGTCGCTCGCCGCCACGGAGGTCAGGTACGCCCCGGGGGCGTTGTTCTCCGACTTGAAGATCTCGTAGCGGTCCTTCTCGAAGCGCGGCGCGTTGTCGTTCTCGTCCGTCACGTGGACCGTGAAGTGCTTGACGGTGGAGAGGCTCGGCGCCCCGCGGTCCTCCGCCACCACCGTCAGGCTGAACTCGGACCTCTTCTCGCGGTCCAGCGACGCGTTGGTCAGGACCATGTAGTTGTTCTCGTAGGACTTCCGCAGCTTGAAGAGCCCCTGGCCGTGAAGCCGGCACTCCACCTCGCCGTTGGCCCCGGAGTCCGCGTCCTCCACCCGCACCAGCGCCACGAACGTGTCGACGGGCGCCGCCTCGGACACGTACGCCGCCGCGTCGCCGTTCCCCTGGGCCGACACGAGGTTGACGCTGATGTCCGGCTTGTTGTCGTTGACGTCCGCCACCTTCACCAGGATCTTGCAGTGCGCCGGCATGGAGTTGGGGCCCGCGTCCTGCGCCTGGACGTCGATGTCGTACGAGGCGGCGGCCTCGTAGTCCACGCGCCGCGCCAGGCTCAGGCGCCCGCTGTCCGCGTGGATCTTGAACGTCTCCGTGATCTTGGGCGACACGTGGCTGCTGAAGGAGTACACGATCTTGGCGTTGGCGCCGTCGTCCGCGTCCGTGGCGTTCAGGTCGACGAGCAGCGTGCCGACCGGCGCGTCCTCCGGCAGGTCGATGACGTAGGACGACTCGTCGAAAACGGGGCTGTTGTCGTTGGAGTCCAACACGCTGATTTTGAGAAGCGTCGACCCGGTTCTGGAGGGCACGCCCCCATCGGAAGCGGTGTACTGAAGTTCGTAAGCGGAGCGCACCTCCCGGTCCAGCTCCCGGAGCACCACCAGCTCCGCGTATTTCACCCCGTCGCTCCTGGACTGGACGTCGATCTTGAAAAAGTTGTTGGCCTCCAGCGCGTACGTGTGGAGCGAGTTCTCCCCGACGTCGAGGTCCGTGGCGCTGTCCAGCGGGATGCGCGCGCCCACCGCCGCGCTCTCGGAGATCTCTATGGGGATCACGGCGCGGGCGAACTGCGGCGAGTTGTCGTTCACGTCcagcacctccacctgcacGTGGAACAGCTGCAGGTGCTCGGTGGGCAGCGTGAGCACGTCGAACTGGATGGAGCAGTTGAGGTTCTTCTCGCAGAGTTTCTCGCGGTCGATCTTGGTCCTGATGCTGATCTCGCCGTCCTGCTCGCGCACCGCCAGCGACGACGAGCTCTCGCGCTGCATGGCTCTGAAGCGCAGCGACACGGAGCTCGGAAGTTTGGCCAGCACGTCCGCCACGTCGTCCCGGAGGCGCGCGATGACCGTGCCGATCTTCTGCTCCTCGCGCACCTGGTACTTGAGGGTCTTACCGGCGACGTCTTGCGTCAAAACAGCCACGAACGTCCAAACCGTGGTCCAAAATAGTCCGTTCATTTTTCCTGGTTccattttccttcttctttttttttgtaggcaATCACAAATAATAGCTCCAAGAAATAAAGAAACGCAGCACAGGTCAACCCCCGCGCAGTTTCAGTTGACTGAAGGCTGAGCTCCCGCAGTCAGCGGCGGCATGTCTCACGAGACACGGACAACACCTTAACGGCTCAAGTTGTTTCTAATTtccattaaaaagaagaagaagtgagaaACATccagatgtgtgtctctctgttcttcctGGGCACACACAGATCTGTTGCGCGCGTCCAGTGTGCTGAGAACCAGCGGAACGTGTGCgcgcctctcctccctctctccctttgcGTCTGGTGCGTGCGCCGTGCGCTCTGAtcagctccctctctctctctctctctctcgttcctctctcTCCGTTCGAGGTGCCTCTGCACACAGACTAGCCCCCCCAAAAATAACCCGCCTCAACCCAACTAGTTGTACAACAGCTATACGCCGCCctcgccccccctcctcctcctcctcgtccgcccttttttttgtttcttcttcacatCCCGAAGAAAAAAGGACAAACGCTTCGTGAATCAAAAGCTGGCTGGTGGCCACTCAAActccagaggagaggaggaggaggaggaggaagaggaggaggcgcaagagaaggggaggaaaaaaagagaaagtgtgtgtgtgtgtgagagggggcggagggaggagggggggtgtaaACCGCCCTTTAGTGGTTCACTCTCCCCACTTTTGAGAGTAACGACCATGCGCCTATACAATGAACaggaggggggtgtgtgtgtgtgtgggggggggggggggtataataTAAACTCTATAAGAAAACATTCATTCAATCAGATAATAACCTGacggttttattttgttgtgttcCTCACGTGCTATAAAACCACAGGAAGGTGTCACGAGTCTCTCGCTTCGGGTCTGTTCACCCCAGACTgcgtggagacacacacacacacacacacacacacacacacacacacacacacatacacacatacacacaagcacacagtcTTCATTCTCATTGGACAAGGCACGTATATAGTTAATCCGCCACTCTATATACCTCGCAAACCTTTCTGATAGAGGCACACGTTTTGATATATGACGTAACCAGACCCGCCATCAGAACCAGCTGTCACAACTCACTGGACCTACTGGGCGCCTTACAGTGGGCGTTATGCCGCCATACGcttatgaatacatgaatatagTGTTCCATGTGGTTCAAGTGGCAGCTGACTGGCTGACGGACCCTCGTCTTCATGCAGAGGCACTTTATTgtacaagttaaaaaaagaaggcatTCACATGCGTCTGatctgcgtgtctgtgtgtgttcgtgtgtgttcgtgtgtgtgtgtgtgtgtgtgtgtgtgtgtgtgtgtgtctgtgtgtgtgtgtgtgtgtgtgtgtgtcggggtaaGCCGCGTGGTGAATTGCGTTGAAAGAGAGCCGGACTCTAATGAATGCCTCTTAAAGAGTTGGTCACGCGGAGGGAGACGCAGAACAGCTCCGTGCGCGTGCACGAGACTGTTCAACGTCACTTCAAACTCCCCGCAGGATGGAgaggttgcgtgtgtgtgtgtgtgtgtgtgataacgtCACACACCGACTATAGTCATGTgaatgcgcgcgcacacacgccgggaggagggagagatagagaggaagATCTATAAGGGTTTAACGAAGGTGCACGACTGGGAGCGCGCGTGCGTTCTGGAGACCCCCATGTCacatgcggggggggggggggggggcttgacacgtccaggcccaggggcccgtggtttcgtCCATGCCTATGCGGCACGGCTGGTTTGGGGgcacaagactcacacacacacacacacacacacacactgtgaggaAATTAGTTGTCATGGCTTTTCCCAGATCCATTCACACTCTGTGCGCGCGCACGCGAGGTCGCGTTGTGCTCGTGCGAGAGAACAAGAAAGCGAGCTCGGCTAATCGGACCTTTAGTTATTGCAATAACAGGTTATTAAAACCCTTCACGCGCATTATCCAGAGAGAGATGAGGCTGCGGCCACCTGGAGGAGAACACGAGCTtcccacgaagaagaagaagaagaagaagaagaagaagaagaagaagaagaagaagaagaagaagaagaagaagaagaagaagaagaacaagaacaagaaggaggagaagaagaagaagaggaagaagaaggaggaaaagaagaagaagaaaaagaacaagaagaaaaagaagaacaagaaggagaaaaagaacaagaacaagaacaagaagaagaagaagaagaggaagaagaagaacaagaaggagaaaaagaaggaggagaagaagaataagaagaagaggaagaagaagaagaagaacaagaaggagaaaaagaaggaggagaagaagaagaggaagaagaagaagaagaagaggaggaagaagaagaagatgaagaagaagaagaggaagatgaagaagaggaagaggaagaagaagaacaagaaggagaaaaagaaggaggagaagaagaataagaagaagaggaagaagaggaagaagaaggaggaggagaagaagaagaacaagaaggagaaaaagaaggaggagaagaagaagaagaagagtaagaagaggaagaagaagaagaagaagaggaggaagaagaagaagaggaagaacaagaataagaacaagaaggagaaaaagaaggaggagaagaagaagaggaagaagaagaaggagaaaaagaaggaggagaagaagaagaataagaagaagaagaagaagaagaggaagaagaagaagaaactcacAACTGTCCCGCGCATCCATAACGCGCGAGCCAACATACTTTCAGAATAATTTTAAGAATTATATTCATAATCTGCAAAGCAAATTGGATCATTTGCCACCAGCTGCATCGCCAACTGGTTGCATGAGCAAAGCACTCAGTATAAACTCCTCTCATTACGACGGCATCCATATGAAACAGggtgtagcaggcctgaggccgccacccgtgggtttcccccccccagcaccaaggatccgccagacagcaagaggtgttgttcaaagacatgttttattccgcacacacgacaccgagcagaccgcaaaacacgcgcctctgctcacctctccctttccactctcgagtgggagcttttataagggtggcctcggctgccaCACAGGGTATTCAGTGTTCAATGTGTCTTTGAACGCagcacatacaaataaaaaggcttTCTGCGCATTTGTGTGGAAACAAAATGGGATTAAATATTCCAAAACGTGAACGGACAGCAGAGACACGCACAAGATATGTAAATGACCGGAAAACCTTTATTCCCACGCGTCTATTCATGGCTGCGATGTGCGCGTTCACGCGGCCGCTTTGCACACATTCTCCCGTGTTGCGCTTTATTGAACCAGGTTGGATCCGGGAGGCTGAACTCTGCGCTCccaaaagattcacaatgcAAAGTAATCTAATTACTCCCCGCGTCCCGGAGAAGCTCTCTAATCACATTTAGAGAACAAAGTCAAGCTCCGAGGAGTTTATGGaagaaagaggggaggggagtgggggggggtctTAAACACTGCGcagaataaaacaattaatgtatagaaggggggggggggtgttataaTCTAAACAGATGGAGCCTTAATACATTTAGACACGCTACATAACCAAAGGGGAGCAAACACGGCGCCTCGGAGCTGAACTCCACATAATTAAGATTAAAAGAAGTAaatccgcagcagcagcagcaggtgcgcatatatcccccccccccacacacacacacacacacacacacacacgcaaagatAATTTCATTAATGTAGAGGAGAGGCTCTGAAGCCCCACGCAGATATCAGTGtctccacaaacaaacaaacaaacaaacaaacaaacaaagggcTCGTGTGCGCCTGCGCCGCCGCTCTCTCCTCATTGTTGCCTCTGTGTGAcccgggaggagggggggggggggggcatgtggcCATAAAGTGATATTGTGTGAATTAAACGTCTGTCGTGAACATTCATGACAGACAATCGttgtaatccccccccccctcctcctcctcccctaaaGCCACCAGGAGCAGCAGGTGGAGAGCGGtcacgtatgtatatatatatatatatatataaataaatgcgcatgcgcctcctcctctggaCGCCGCGGGTTAGGATCGAGACGGAATgcggtgtgtggtgtgtgtgtgtgagcgcgcgcGTGCACGTGGCTCGTCGGGGTTGTGAAGGCACGCGAGCATCTGTCGCCTCGTCTGCGGCCCCATTGTCACTCATTCAATTAGCAGCGATTTGGGTGGATTCCATtccgttggggggggggaggagtttgCTTTCACTGCTGCTGGAGGGAGACGGTgatacagcccccccccccccccccacacacacacacacacacacacacacacacactcccagtcGAGCCGTGATTGTCATTCATGagagtcttcttcttcactctctccccctccccatcttcttcttctatgcTTTCATTAGGGGTCCGTTGAGCTTTATTACTTCATGACTCGTTGGccaccattgtgtgtgtgtgtgtgtgtgtgtgtgtttgtgtgtgtgtgtgtgtgtgttccgtgCGGTGGTCTCACCCTGAGCTCAGCATATTGCGAGCGATGTCGACCGTTGGGCCGACACATTTATAACCTGGTCCCCGGAACCAGGAACAGAGAGGAACGAAAACTGCCCGGCAACCAagagaaggacacacacaacaggctGCATGCTGTTGActctttttattgttattattattttaaacagaCTTTACTGActtataaaatatttaaacttttcgTCAAGAAGCACCAACGTGTCATTTAAACTCTGGATGTGTGGCTGACCAATGAGGTCAGTCGGTTCTATACACACAGGAACATGGAACCCaaccaggattctttaaagaagagttattcaaagaacctataaaggtgtctcaaagaaccgtaaaaacatggttctttaaggccccatttatggttcctcaaagaacctttcaaaccagggttctttacagaaccatttccttaaatagttcttcaaagaacctataaatgtgtctcaaagaaccttaactaaatggttctttaacatggttcttcagagtgatgccatagaagaaccatttttggttccacaaagtaCCAttccaaccagggttctttacagaaccatgtccttaaatatgtcttcaaagaacctataaaggggtctcaaagaaccttaaaaattgttctttaaggccccatttatggttcctcaaagaacctttcaaaccagggttctttacagaaccatttcctttaaaagttcttcaaagaacctttaaaggtgcctcaaacatcagaatggttctccaggaggtgatggttcttcgtagaaccacaaagccccTTAAAGAACCCTTCAGAACCTTTGTTTCTCTGTGAGCTGTCAGAGTTTTGATCTTTCGTTCGTAACAAGAAGTTTTCGATGTTTTCAAATCaaacgatgatgtcatgttgttctacttcctgtagtgtgtgtgtgtgtgtgtgtgtgtgtgtgtgtgtgtggcgtttgAAGGGGAGACGCTCAGGTGTCTAATCATCCCGTCatccgctcctcttcctcatcctctctgaTTCATACCTAGctgacctaacacacacacacacgcacccacacacacacacacacacacacacacacacacacatctgatatGACTGAATGGCATTGACATCAAGGGGCCTCACCAAGACGCAGAGAAACACAAAGGCGTCACAAACAatcagtttctctctctctctctctctctctctctccctcatgggCACATGACGTTGATTGTTCTGtccgtcctggagagggatcctcctggaGGGTTCTTCGCTTTTTTAATGATCTTTttagggagtttttcctgtcctcttctctcctctcctctccccttctctcctctcacatGCCCTCATATtctctcccctcttcccctctcctctcttctcttctcctctcctctcctctcatctcctttcctctcctctcctttcctctcatctcttttcctctcctctcctcttccctcctctcctctgagggGAGCttataatttgtgattttgggcttcaTACAATTAATTGAActgaaatagaaaagaaaaaaatatgaaaatacaacaaaacaaaagaaaaggaaagagatgaaaagtaaagagaagaaacctattatataatattatataataatatataataatatataatattatatcataatatataaaagaaaataataatatataatattatctaCTCGACTTTCAAGCTTTTAAACAAGTTATAACAACTGGAGAAAGAATTATAAATgtagtaaatgtgtgtgtgtgtctgtgtctttgtgtgtgtagaatatactagaatagaatatacacttttattaatccccaaggggaaattagttctctgcatttaacccatccttagttattaaggagcagtgggctgcggtgaagcgcccgggaagcaactgggggttcagtgccttgctcaaggacacttcgacttgcaactaatggggagagcggggatcgaacccacaaccctgcggttgcaggacggccctcttaccccactgagctaaagccgccccgtgtgtgtgtctgtgtctttgtgtgtgtttgtgtgtgtcggaACATTTGCATTCACACAAATTATGACTGCAGGAAAACCTTTTGATTGACTTGTAATGAGGCCgaggtcacgtgtgtgtgtgtgactgtgtgtctgtgtgtgtgtgtgtgtctgtgtgtgtgtgtgtgtgtgtcgccacagtagagtaaaaaataaatgaaataatgttgAAAGTTTTCCCGTCAAGTGTAAATCAGCAAATGGTagattgaacacacacacacacacacacacacacacacacacacacacatacagacagacggacacacacagacacacacagacagaaagacacacacgtaacagacaggcacagacacacagagacagacacacacacacagacacacacagacagaaagacacacacacacagacagacacagacagataccTATacatagaccccccccccccacacacacacacacacagacccacacacacccctcatAACTAGCCCCAGAGTTCTCCCGGTGTCGTGGTCCTCGCGGTGGACCCGGGTCCACAGGAAGTGGCGCCGCACAAAGACGTCCTTGTTCCTCTCAACGCTGATTGATTACCGGTAAGAACACGAGCTGTAataacacacaactacacacagctacacacagatacacacagccTGCTATGTGTAAGGCCCACACATCcataacactgtgtgtgtgtgctcaggtaAGTGTGCATGTATTCACATGACCGTGCACACGTGAGGCCGTCAGACCCTCACCACAGAGTGTTACATGTTAAAGTGACCCCCCCCAGATACTTCTCCACTTCttgacccctccctccctcccttcctcctctcccccccccccccccggtgaccCACTTCCTGCTGGGGATGAACCAGATTTACGGTACCTGTGGCTCTGAGAGCTGGCAGCTGtggaatggagggatggatgtgtgtgtgtgtgtgtgtgtgtggggggggcatgATGAAGTAGGGTGGAGGGAGCGAGGAAACCAACGGGGGCGATGATGGGATGATGAAGAGCCCGGCGGCGCAGAAAGGTGAAAGCAAGAGTTGAAATATGttcggggaggaggaaggaggaggaggggtcaaGAAGTGGAGAAGTatctgtcggggggggggggggggcaaagaagGACTTGAGAGCGTCAAGAGAAGAGAGACTTCAGGGTTGAGAGGcgtagaagaaaaaataaaaaagatgtccGACGTCTCcgtggtgacctttgacctctcagacCATcaggataaaaaaagaaaaaaagtctgaaCACACTCCACTCCTC
The nucleotide sequence above comes from Pseudoliparis swirei isolate HS2019 ecotype Mariana Trench chromosome 24, NWPU_hadal_v1, whole genome shotgun sequence. Encoded proteins:
- the pcdh18a gene encoding protocadherin-18a isoform X2, translating into MEPGKMNGLFWTTVWTFVAVLTQDVAGKTLKYQVREEQKIGTVIARLRDDVADVLAKLPSSVSLRFRAMQRESSSSLAVREQDGEISIRTKIDREKLCEKNLNCSIQFDVLTLPTEHLQLFHVQVEVLDVNDNSPQFARAVIPIEISESAAVGARIPLDSATDLDVGENSLHTYALEANNFFKIDVQSRSDGVKYAELVVLRELDREVRSAYELQYTASDGGVPSRTGSTLLKISVLDSNDNSPVFDESSYVIDLPEDAPVGTLLVDLNATDADDGANAKIVYSFSSHVSPKITETFKIHADSGRLSLARRVDYEAAASYDIDVQAQDAGPNSMPAHCKILVKVADVNDNKPDISVNLVSAQGNGDAAAYVSEAAPVDTFVALVRVEDADSGANGEVECRLHGQGLFKLRKSYENNYMVLTNASLDREKRSEFSLTVVAEDRGAPSLSTVKHFTVHVTDENDNAPRFEKDRYEIFKSENNAPGAYLTSVAASDPDLDANGRVSYSIAESSVHGSSISTYVTVDPSNGAVYALRTFDREDVGRVAFVVRATDAGEPPLSGNATVVLNVLDENDNPPVIEAPPLWNFTADVPASRFTEAGQLVTAVRATDRDTGVNAELVCSIAGGNEEAFFAMDPRTCEIRANASLENFPREHAELTVVVRDHGRESLSAKAAIRITLYENMENHVQAMDPGESSVDASLIIIISLGAICTVLMVIMVAFAARCSREKKDTRHSYNCRVAESTHQRRPKKPSRQIHKGDITLVPTVNGALPVGAHRQQRSPPATPPMDRAQAAGGRQQSHHSRQSLNSLVTISSNHIPESFALELAHATPPVEGQYQPRPSFRGNKYSRSYRYALQDMDKFSLKDSGRGDSEAGDSDCDLGRDSPVDRLLLGEGFSDLIHLEMHHRLHPAMRLCTDECRILGHSDQCWMPPVSSPASSDYRNNMYIPGEESSPQPPVVEDDQSSVDSERRKSFSTFGKESGNDEEEEEGGGGGGGGDVNGGGGGSDACAAGGGGAGSLLTEMNSVFQRLLPPNMDSYAECSETSPPSSSSSTNERGGGRGGNNNAVPQDNRRGLLPGGKGPAYPPGVAAWAANTHYLNPGSGSTGANHVAASPSPSSSNATSASTNGQPQPQPPHLKWLPAMEEIPENYEEDDFDGVFHQGGKRGERGDGRHEAGMDASELVHEINKLLQDVRQN